ATCGCTGTATGCCCGGTGAAACCGGAGCCTGCGTGGCGGGCCAGAGCGGCATGCGACAGGATCGATGGCATGGCCGATATCGACTTTTCGTTGTTGGACGTCCCGAGATCGGCACCGGTCGAAGACCCCGAGGCGTTCCTTCGGGCGGCGATCGCCTGGCACTTCGGCGAGGACACCGGCTCGGCTTTTTGGCTACGGGCCGCCAAGACGCTGGACTTCGACCCGTTGACCGATGTCAAGACCTTCACCGATCTGCGGTTGTTTCCGAATTTGCTGAGCGAGCTGCGCAATGTCCCGGTCGAAGACCTGATCCCACGGGGATACGGCTCACCGGCACCGGTGCCGCAGATTTTCGAATCCGGTGGCACCACCGGGGCCCCGAAACGTACTGCGCAACTGCCGGATTGGGTTGCGCAGGTCATCGAGTGGCAGACCGAGGATTTCGCCACCGGCGGCTTCGTGCGAGGCCAGGGCTTTCTGTGTCTGATGCCGAGCGGGCCGCACGGGGTGAGCTATTTCTCGCGGCTGGTCTCCGAGCGGCTGGGTGCGGCGTTCCATGCGATCGACCTTGACCCGCGGTGGGTGAAGAAGATCGCCGCGCGCAATGCGATCGGGGAAGTGGCGGCCTATGTCGACCACGTCCTCGAACAGGCGGTACACGTTCTACGGACGCAGAACGTCGCGAACCTGCACGCCACCCCGCCGTTACTCGAGGCGATTGCCCGTAATGACGATCTGGTGGACTTGGTGAACGCCAAGATTCGCTACCTCTTGCTCAGCGGTGCGCACGTGGATGCCGACACGCTGGACCTGTTGCGCGACATCTTCCCCGATACGACGATCACGATGGCCTTCGGCAGCACCATGATTCTCTCGCAGGCGGTCACCCGAATCGACGGCGACGCATTCATTTTCGACCCGCGGACGCCTTACGTGGTGTTCCGGGTGATCGATCCCGAGACCGGAGAACAGGTGCCCTACGGGCAGCTCGGCCAGGTGGTGATGAACCACATCAGCAAGGGCATGTTTCTGCCGAACAACCTGGAGCGCGACATGGCAATCCGGATGCCCGGGCCCACCGCGCAACTCAGCGATTCAGTCAGCGCGGTACGGCCGGTCGCCACCTTCGAGGGCGAGGCCGTCATCGAGGGCGTGTACTGAGGTGTCCAGCGAAACATCAAGTACCACAGCTAATTTGGTACTGCTCGATGCGCTCGGCCCCAGCGGCGAGTACCGGACCCGCAACCGCGAGGTAATCACCAGCACGGCCGGAGTGCCGGTCGCCGAGTTGAGTTTGGTGCCGCCGCTGTATGTGTCGCGCACCATCAGCGCGCAGCGCAAGGTCGCACCGTTACCGGTCGCGGAGCGAGAACAGGCGTTGGCCGCCGCCGCCGAAATCTTTGCCGGCGCCGTCATCGGCGGCCTGGACTTCGACGCGTATGTCGAACTGGCCAGCCGGATTTCGGGAGTGCCGATCGTGGTCACCCGCACCGGGGCCCGCAATGTGGCCGAGGCCGTCGCCCACGCGTCCGATGCGGTGCGCCCGGCCCAGCCGATCGGCGCGGCCCGCGACTGGCGCGAGGAGCGAACCCGTACCGGCAGTGCGGTCTGGACCCGGCGCGGCGAGGTGTTCGCCGTCCACGCGGCGGGCAACGGCCCGGGCGTGCACGGCCTGTGGCCCCAAGCCCTGGCCCTGGGCTATCGCGTCGCGGTGCGCCCATCACGACGCGAACCCTTTACCGGCCATCGACTGGTCAGCGCATTGCGCCAGGCCGGATTTCGGTCCGAGGACGTGGTATTTCTGCCCACCGATCATGGGGGCGCCGACGAGATCATCCGCTCGGCCGATCTCGCCATGGTGTACGGCGGCCAGGACGTGGTGGACAAATACGCCGCCGATCCGACGGTGATGGTGAACGGCCCGGGCCGGGCCAAGATCCTGATCACCGCCGACCGCGATTGGCACGACTACCTCGACCTGATCGTCGACTCGATCGCCAACCTGGGTGGCATGGCATGCGTCAACACCACCGCGGTGCTCTATGAGGGCGACCCGGCCCCGTTGGCCGCGGCGATCGCCGGGCGGTTGGCGACGATCGATCCGTTGCCCACCGAGGACGAGCGGGCGATTCTGCCCACCCAGCCCGTCGCCAAGGCGCAGGCGCTGGCCGACTATCTGGCGACCAAGGCCGCGGGCACTATCCCGGTACTCGGCGCCGATCGGGTCGTCGCCGCGTTGGGTGACGGTTATGCCGCCCTGCGGCCGGCCGTGCATCTGCTGGCAGAGCCCGATGTCGACAAGCTCAACATCGAACTACCGTTCCCTTGCGTGTGGGTGTCGCCGTGGTCGCGGGCCGCCGGCCTGGCGCCGCTGCGAAATTCGTTGGTGATCAACGTGATTACCGGCGACGACGATCTGGTCGACGGCTTGATCGTCGAACCGACGGTCAACAATGTCTACCGCGGCAACCACCCGACGTTTTACGGGGCACCCGAGATCCCGCACGACGGCTTCCTTGCGGACGTGCTGATGCGCAACAAGGGATTCATCCGGGACTAGCGGGCGCTGATGTAGGGCAACAGCGCCATCTCGCGAGCATTCCTGATCGCGATCGCCACCTGCCGTTGCTGCTGCACCGTCAGGCCCGTGACGCGGCGGGATCGGATCCTGCCGCGCTCGGAGAGGAACATCCGCAGCGTCGGGATGTCTTTGTAGTCGACGTATTTGACGCCAAGACTGGCCAGCAGATTCTTCTTTTTCTCCGACGGCGGCGCGGGCCGGCTCTTCTGTTTCGATTTGCCGGCCATCTACCAACTCGCCTTGCGTATGCCGGGCAGCTGCCCCTGATGCGCCAGCTCGCGCACCCGAACCCTCGACAACCCGAATTTCCGCAGGTGCCCACGTGGACGACCGTCGACCGAGTCGCGGTTGCGTATGCGCACCGCACTGGCGTCGCGAGGCTGGCGGGCAAGCACCTGCTGGGCGGCGAGCCGCTGTTCGGCAGTGCTTGCCGGCGATCGGATGATCTCCTTGAGCTGGGCGCGGCGTTCCGCGTAGCGTGCGACGATCGCGCGGCGCTTCTCGTTCTTGACGATCTTGGATTTTTTGGCCATTCAGCGTTCTTCCCGGAATTCGACGTGGCGGCGGACCACCGGGTCGTACTTCCTCAGCGTGAGCCGGTCGGGGTCGTTGCGCCGGTTCTTGCGGGTGATGTAGGTGTAGCCGGTGCCGGCGGTGGAGCGCAGCTTCACGATGGGTCGAATCTCGTTGCGCGCCATCAGATGTGCTGACCTTCCCGGCGCAGCCGCGCAACGACGGCCTCGATGCCGTCGCGATCCACGACCTTGATCCCCTTGGCGCTCACCCGCAACGTGATACGACGGCCCTCCGATGGCAGGTAATACGTCTTGGTCTGAATATTGGGCGACCACCGGCGTCGGGTTCGGCGATGTGAGTGCGATACCGAATTGCCGAAACCCACTGTGCGGCCGGTCACCTGACAGTGCATGGGCATGACCCCTCCTCTCTACGGCACTCGGTTGTTGAAAATCATTTTCGACAGGGTCTGCCCGGCACTGTACCGTGGCGGAGGCGTTATTGAAAATCGTTTGCAATAAGGAGTTGGGATGCGGACCCCGGTGATGCTGGTAGCGGGTCAGGGTGACACCGACGCGGTAACGGGTGCTTTCCTGCGCCGGCCCGGCACCGTGGTCGTGGAGCATCGGTTCGACGGTCACGTGGTGCGGCGGACAACGAGCATGTTGCACCGTGGCGAATTGACCACTGTCGAGGACGCTTTGGAGCTGGCACACGGGTGCGTGTCCTGCACCGTTCGCAACGACTTGCTGGTGCTGCTGCGCAAACTGGCGCGCCGCGACGGGGTCGAGCGCATCGTCGTGCATCTGGCCCAGTGGCTGGAACCCGAACCCATCTGCGTCGCGATCGACCACGTCCGGGTCCGCGTCGGTCCCGGCTACCTCGACGGCCCGGCCGCCCTGGACGTGGCGATCGACGGGGTGGTGACGTGCATCGACTCCCAGAGCTGGCTCACCCGGGCGCTCGGCGACGCCGTGCTGCCGGATGGGCGCACCATGGCCCAGGTCGTTGTCGGCCAGGCCGAGTTCGCCGACCTCCTGGTGCTGACCCGCCCGGAACCCGTGACCCTGGCGGTGCTGCGCCGGCTTGCTCCGCGGGCGAGGATCACCGTGGGACTTGACCGAGTCGACATGGCGCTGGCGAACCTGGACGACGACTCCCGACGCGGCCGCAGCGATCATCCGCACGGTTGGCTACTGGCCGGCCGCCCGCCGCTGGGCGCCGAGGGGATGGTGCGCATCGTCGAGTTCAATGCCCGCCGCCCCTTCCATCCCGAGCGCTTGCACACCGCGGTGGATCTGCTGCTGACCGGTGTGGTGCGCACCCGGGGGCGGCTATGGCTGGCCAGCCGGCCCGACCAGGTCATGTGGCTGGAGTCGGCCGGCGGTGGTTTGCGGGTCGCCGGTGCGGGGAAGTGGCTCGCCGCGATGACCGCGCGGGAGGCGGCGAACGTCGACGCGGAACGGCGACTGTTCGCCGAGCTGCAATGGGAATACCGGTTCGGTGACCGGCACACCGCGATGACGGTGCTGACCTGCGGCGCGGAGCCGCCCGACATCCTCGACGCCCTGCACGGTGCGCTACTCACCGACGCGGAGCTGGCGGAACCGCGGGAGTGGAGCGGCTACCCGGACCCGTTCGGTGCCTGGCACCAGGACCCCTGCGACGAAACCTCGGGGGCGGCAGAAGAAGTCGCATCCGACTCCGACCGCCGGGAATCGTGAACTCACACCGCGTCTGATTCGGGCAAATTGCCGTTTAACCGGAGCCGGGGGTTCGGGCTGTACGTGCGGTCTGGTAGCTGTAGGTTACGAGTCGCATAGCGTTGGGAGAGCAGCGCTGCACCAAGACTCGGCACGCCACCTCGGCGAATGCGGTGTGAAGGTGAACTTGATAGCCCAGGCCTTGAAGACGGCGACAGACCGATTGGCCAACCCGGCGCGGGTAGCGGACCCCGACAAGCTGCGCGGCGCCGTCTCGGGCAAGACGGTGCTGGTCACCGGCGCGTCGTACGGCATCGGTGAAGCGACTGCCCGCAGGCTGGCCGCCGCCGGGGCAACGGTGCTGGTGGTCGCCCGATCCGCGGAACGGCTCGACGACCTTGCCGCGGCCATCAACGCCGGCGGCGGGCACGCGGTCGCCTACCCCACGGATCTGAGCGACGAAGCTGCCGTCCACGTGCTGACCAAGCAGATCACCGAGAACCACGGGCCGCTCGACATCGTGGTCAGCAACGCCGGCAAATCGCTGCGCCGGTCGTTGCATCACCAGTACGACCGACCGCACGATTTCCAGCGCACCATCGACATCAATTACCTGGGGCCCATCTGGTTGCTGCTGGGCCTGCTGCCCGCCATGCGGGAAATCGGCGGCGGCCACATCGTGAACGTGTCGAGTGTCGGGGTGCGTGTGGTGCCCGGTCCGCAATGGGGTGCCTACCAGGCGTCCAAGGGCGCCTTCGACAGGTGGCTGCGCAGCGTGGCGCCGGAACTGCACGCCGACGGCGTGGACGTGACGTCGGTTTACTTCGCGCTGGTCCGAACCCGGATGATCGCGCCGACACCGATTCTGGGCCGCCTTCCCGGTCTGTCGCCTGGCGAGGCTGCCGACGCCATCGCCAAGGCGATCATCGAACGCCCGCGCAGCAACGAGCCGCCCTGGGTGTTTCCGGCCGAGCTGGCCTCGGTGCTGCTGGCCGGTCCGGCGGAGTGGGCGGCCCGGTTGTGGCATCGCCGGTTCTTCGCCGATTCCGGAACGGGCCGGCGATGACCGACGGTGTGGTGGCCACCACGGCCCGGGCGTTGGTGTCGTCCCGGCTGCTGACTGTGCCCACCCCGATCGCGGTGCTGCGGTTGATCCGCGAGGTATATCGCGGCGGCACGAACCTTTCCACGCTGCTGGCCGTCGCCGCGGCTCGCTGGCCGGAGCGCACGGCGATCATCGATGACGACGGCGCGCTGAGCTACCGCGAGCTGCAAGCCAAGACCGAGGCGCTCGCCCGCGAGCTCATCCACGAGGGCGCCGGCCCGGGCGAGGCGGTGGGGATCATGTGCCGCAACGGCCGTGACTTCGCGGCCGCGGTGTTCGCCGCCGCCCTGGTGGGAGCGGACGTGGTGCTGGTGAGCACGGAGTTTCGCACCACGGCTCTCGCGGACGCGTTGAGTTCGCACCAAGTCAGAACCACCTTCTGCGACAGCGAATTCACCCAGCAGCTCCGCGATGCCGGGCCGTCGGTCCGCGCGATCGATCCGGCAATCGTGCAGATCCAGCCGGGCGCGCCGCGACCCCGCGTCGTCGAGTCCGGCCGGCTCATACTGCTGACCTCGGGTACCACCGGTGTGCCCAAGGGGGTCCCGCGGATGCCCCGACTGAGTTCGGGAGTGGGCGTCGGCATGACGATTCTCGAGCGCACCGGGCTGCGGGTCGGGTCGCGAATCGCGGTGGCGGTACCGATGTTTCACGGCCTAGGCCTGGGAATGCTGATGCTCGCCGTCAGCTTGGGCGGCACGGTCCTGACGCATCGGCGCTTCGATGCCGAGGCAACCCTTGCCCAGGCATCGCTGCAGTGCGCCGACGCGCTCAGCGTGGTTCCGATCATGCTGGCGCGCATCATGGACTTGCCACAACGGGTACGGGCGCGAAATCCTTTGGCGCTGAACGTCGTGATATCCAGTGGCGATCGGCTGGACCCGAGCCTCGCGCGTCGGTTCATGGACTCCTACGGTGACATTCTCTACAACGGATACGGGTCCACCGAGGTCGGAATCGGTTCCCTGGCAACGCCTCTCGAGCTGCGACACGCCCCGGACACGGTAGGCCGGCCCGTCGCGGGCTGCCCGGTTCGCATCTTCGACAAAACCGGCAGGGCCGTGGGGCCGCGGGTTACCGGCCGCATCTTCGTGGGCGGTGAACTGACGACCAAAGGCTACATCGGCGGTGGCGCCAAGACCGTCATCGACCAGATGACCAGTACCGGCGATATGGGCTATCTGGACAACTCGGGTCGGCTCTACATTGTCGGCCGCGAGGACGACATGATCGTGTCGGGCGGCGAGAACGTATACCCCAGGGCGCTGGAAAACGCACTCGCCGAGCATCCCGACGTCGCCGAGAACGCGGTCGTCGGGGTTGCCGACGAACGGTTCGGACGCCGACTGGCTGCGTTCGTCGTTGCCCGTACGCGGCGCGAGATCGACGTGGAAGGGCTACGGGAGTACTTGAAGGACAAGGTTTCTCGTTTCGAGCAGCCCCGGGACATCCACGTCGTCGACAGCATTCCACGTAATCCCGCCGGCAAGGTCATCCGCAAGGAACTCGCGACTTAGGCGCCCGGCTCGTCCTCGGACTCGCCGTCGGGCTGGATGACACCGATGGTCTTGTTCAGCCAATTGGGTGCCAACCACGAGATCGCGGTGGCACCGGCCGTGGCACCCATCACGCCCGACCAGGCGACCGGCCCCAGCGGTGTGCAGCCGAAGAACTGGCTGATGACCGGGGTTTGAACGATGCCGACCAACACGCCCGCGCTGCCCAGCGCGGTCGCCACGACGAGCGGACTGTGTTGGCGCGTCAGCAATGTCTGGGCGAGCTGCGTCGTCACCAACGCCGTCAAGCCCATTGTCGACGTGCGGCGTTCGCTGCCCGGCGTGTATCGCCCGATGCCCCAGGCCGCCGTCGCACCCGCGGCGGTGACGACACCACGGGTGACGATCTGGCGCATCAGCGGGGCGTCGAGGGACGGCGTGGGCCCGGTCAGCACCGCGAGACGGTGTGCGGCGCGGGCCTTTTCGGCCTGTTCCTCGGTTGCGTACTCGGCTTCGTCGAGTTCGACGTACTGCGACGTGACCGCAACCGCGAGCGCGGGGAACATGTCGGTGAGCAGGTTGACCAGTAACAGTTGACGGGTTCCCACCGGGGCGCGTCCTTGGCCGAACGCGGTCCCGATGATGGTGAACAACACCTCACCCACATTGCCGCCGACCAGGATCGTCACGGCGTCACGGACGCCGGCCCACATGCTGCGGCCCTCGACCAGCGCGTCGAGCAGCACGCTGAGGTCGCGGTCGGTCAGGACGATGTCGGCGGCGCTTCGGGCGGCCGACGAACCACGGCCGCTCACGCCGATGCCCACGTCTGCCATCCGGATGGCGGCGGCGTCGTTGGCGCCGTCGCCGACCATCGCCGTCACCCGGCCGCAGCGTTGCAGCGCGGCCACGATCTGCACCTTCTGCTCCGGGCTGACGCGGGCGAACACCTGGACGTTGGAAACGATCTTGGCCGCGGCGTCCTCGTCGAGGCCGGCAAGGTCGGCGCCGGTGATGACCCGCGCATCCGCCGGCAGTCCCAGTTGCCGGGCGATCGCCCGGGCGGTGATCGGGTGGTCGCCGGTGATCAGCACCACCTCGCGGCCCGCGGCCTCCAGCGCCTCGATCAGCGGGCGCGACGATGCCCGTGCGGTGTCGGCCAGACCGACGTAGCCCAGCAACTCGAGGTCCTGCGCGTGAGTGTCGACGGCGTCGACATCGGTGTCCTCGTCGTGAGTGGTCCC
The DNA window shown above is from Mycobacterium sp. Aquia_216 and carries:
- a CDS encoding phenazine antibiotic biosynthesis protein, whose protein sequence is MADIDFSLLDVPRSAPVEDPEAFLRAAIAWHFGEDTGSAFWLRAAKTLDFDPLTDVKTFTDLRLFPNLLSELRNVPVEDLIPRGYGSPAPVPQIFESGGTTGAPKRTAQLPDWVAQVIEWQTEDFATGGFVRGQGFLCLMPSGPHGVSYFSRLVSERLGAAFHAIDLDPRWVKKIAARNAIGEVAAYVDHVLEQAVHVLRTQNVANLHATPPLLEAIARNDDLVDLVNAKIRYLLLSGAHVDADTLDLLRDIFPDTTITMAFGSTMILSQAVTRIDGDAFIFDPRTPYVVFRVIDPETGEQVPYGQLGQVVMNHISKGMFLPNNLERDMAIRMPGPTAQLSDSVSAVRPVATFEGEAVIEGVY
- a CDS encoding aldehyde dehydrogenase family protein, which codes for MVLLDALGPSGEYRTRNREVITSTAGVPVAELSLVPPLYVSRTISAQRKVAPLPVAEREQALAAAAEIFAGAVIGGLDFDAYVELASRISGVPIVVTRTGARNVAEAVAHASDAVRPAQPIGAARDWREERTRTGSAVWTRRGEVFAVHAAGNGPGVHGLWPQALALGYRVAVRPSRREPFTGHRLVSALRQAGFRSEDVVFLPTDHGGADEIIRSADLAMVYGGQDVVDKYAADPTVMVNGPGRAKILITADRDWHDYLDLIVDSIANLGGMACVNTTAVLYEGDPAPLAAAIAGRLATIDPLPTEDERAILPTQPVAKAQALADYLATKAAGTIPVLGADRVVAALGDGYAALRPAVHLLAEPDVDKLNIELPFPCVWVSPWSRAAGLAPLRNSLVINVITGDDDLVDGLIVEPTVNNVYRGNHPTFYGAPEIPHDGFLADVLMRNKGFIRD
- the rpsR gene encoding 30S ribosomal protein S18, with protein sequence MAGKSKQKSRPAPPSEKKKNLLASLGVKYVDYKDIPTLRMFLSERGRIRSRRVTGLTVQQQRQVAIAIRNAREMALLPYISAR
- the rpsN gene encoding 30S ribosomal protein S14, whose translation is MAKKSKIVKNEKRRAIVARYAERRAQLKEIIRSPASTAEQRLAAQQVLARQPRDASAVRIRNRDSVDGRPRGHLRKFGLSRVRVRELAHQGQLPGIRKASW
- the rpmG gene encoding 50S ribosomal protein L33, which gives rise to MARNEIRPIVKLRSTAGTGYTYITRKNRRNDPDRLTLRKYDPVVRRHVEFREER
- the rpmB gene encoding 50S ribosomal protein L28, giving the protein MPMHCQVTGRTVGFGNSVSHSHRRTRRRWSPNIQTKTYYLPSEGRRITLRVSAKGIKVVDRDGIEAVVARLRREGQHI
- the mrf gene encoding ribosome hibernation factor-recruiting GTPase MRF → MRTPVMLVAGQGDTDAVTGAFLRRPGTVVVEHRFDGHVVRRTTSMLHRGELTTVEDALELAHGCVSCTVRNDLLVLLRKLARRDGVERIVVHLAQWLEPEPICVAIDHVRVRVGPGYLDGPAALDVAIDGVVTCIDSQSWLTRALGDAVLPDGRTMAQVVVGQAEFADLLVLTRPEPVTLAVLRRLAPRARITVGLDRVDMALANLDDDSRRGRSDHPHGWLLAGRPPLGAEGMVRIVEFNARRPFHPERLHTAVDLLLTGVVRTRGRLWLASRPDQVMWLESAGGGLRVAGAGKWLAAMTAREAANVDAERRLFAELQWEYRFGDRHTAMTVLTCGAEPPDILDALHGALLTDAELAEPREWSGYPDPFGAWHQDPCDETSGAAEEVASDSDRRES
- a CDS encoding SDR family NAD(P)-dependent oxidoreductase gives rise to the protein MNLIAQALKTATDRLANPARVADPDKLRGAVSGKTVLVTGASYGIGEATARRLAAAGATVLVVARSAERLDDLAAAINAGGGHAVAYPTDLSDEAAVHVLTKQITENHGPLDIVVSNAGKSLRRSLHHQYDRPHDFQRTIDINYLGPIWLLLGLLPAMREIGGGHIVNVSSVGVRVVPGPQWGAYQASKGAFDRWLRSVAPELHADGVDVTSVYFALVRTRMIAPTPILGRLPGLSPGEAADAIAKAIIERPRSNEPPWVFPAELASVLLAGPAEWAARLWHRRFFADSGTGRR
- a CDS encoding AMP-binding protein, translated to MTDGVVATTARALVSSRLLTVPTPIAVLRLIREVYRGGTNLSTLLAVAAARWPERTAIIDDDGALSYRELQAKTEALARELIHEGAGPGEAVGIMCRNGRDFAAAVFAAALVGADVVLVSTEFRTTALADALSSHQVRTTFCDSEFTQQLRDAGPSVRAIDPAIVQIQPGAPRPRVVESGRLILLTSGTTGVPKGVPRMPRLSSGVGVGMTILERTGLRVGSRIAVAVPMFHGLGLGMLMLAVSLGGTVLTHRRFDAEATLAQASLQCADALSVVPIMLARIMDLPQRVRARNPLALNVVISSGDRLDPSLARRFMDSYGDILYNGYGSTEVGIGSLATPLELRHAPDTVGRPVAGCPVRIFDKTGRAVGPRVTGRIFVGGELTTKGYIGGGAKTVIDQMTSTGDMGYLDNSGRLYIVGREDDMIVSGGENVYPRALENALAEHPDVAENAVVGVADERFGRRLAAFVVARTRREIDVEGLREYLKDKVSRFEQPRDIHVVDSIPRNPAGKVIRKELAT